A stretch of Rhinoderma darwinii isolate aRhiDar2 chromosome 4, aRhiDar2.hap1, whole genome shotgun sequence DNA encodes these proteins:
- the KCNE4 gene encoding potassium voltage-gated channel subfamily E member 4 — protein MLMEEMGNGTMTSPDISSYQEPPRQVNNEKDKNEYLYILIVMSFYGIFLMGIMLVYMRSKKREKESKLLLLYQDEEKLWTETRKSTSSLSVAKPPQQSTMLTILHDSFVPSRFCTDYNIVDSSLSSESSSSEVHLTIQEEATEGLVQERADEKKPEDTTQIS, from the coding sequence ATGTTGATGGAAGAAATGGGTAATGGGACCATGACGAGCCCAGACATCAGCTCGTATCAGGAACCTCCAAGACAGGTTAACAATGAGAAGGataagaatgagtacctttacatTCTAATAGTCATGTCCTTCTATGGAATATTTCTGATGGGCATCATGCTTGTCTATATGCGATCAAAAAAGAGGGAGAAAGAATCCAAACTCCTTCTACTCTACCAGGATGAGGAGAAACTGTGGACGGAGACCAGGAAAAGTACATCTTCTCTTTCTGTAGCCAAGCCTCCTCAGCAGAGCACTATGCTCACTATCCTGCATGACAGTTTCGTGCCAAGCCGTTTCTGCACTGACTACAATATAGTAGACAGTAGTCTGAGCTCTGAATCTTCCTCCTCTGAAGTTCACTTAACCATCCAAGAAGAAGCTACTGAGGGACTTGTTCAAGAAAGGGCAGATGAAAAAAAACCTGAGGACACAACACAGATTTCCTAG